The following proteins are co-located in the Paludibaculum fermentans genome:
- a CDS encoding serine/threonine-protein kinase — MSGQDLDAELESLVLELAADFEPAPEFGVGSQLGRYEATGEIGRGATSQIFSAIDRDLGRNVALKVLNTEGAGEGDALGSLLREARAASALSHPNIVTIFEVVRSGRLTALAMEYVPGTPLRSMMRRPLDLRECLPVWRQAAKALEAAHAAGIAHRDMKPENILVRPDGLVKILDFGMAHSSTHEAEWEETSGTPRYMSPEQCRAPRVGVETDIFSLGVVFYEMITGRCPFESDSAWDTMTSIVEDAPEPPSKWNPAIHRQLDALILSMLRKKAADRPTAVQVTESLERLAYTAVGAPALWPAVETILSCAAAWVSRPVHAIWRGLSVAGGRTSSAVPTPLLD, encoded by the coding sequence GTGTCAGGTCAAGATCTGGATGCTGAACTGGAGAGCCTCGTCCTGGAACTGGCGGCGGATTTTGAACCGGCTCCGGAGTTCGGCGTGGGCTCCCAACTCGGACGCTACGAAGCCACCGGAGAGATCGGACGCGGCGCCACCAGCCAGATCTTTTCCGCCATCGACCGCGATTTGGGCCGCAACGTCGCCCTGAAGGTGTTGAACACGGAGGGGGCAGGCGAGGGCGATGCCCTGGGCTCTCTGCTCCGCGAAGCACGCGCCGCGTCGGCCCTCAGCCACCCGAACATCGTCACGATCTTTGAGGTGGTCCGTTCCGGCCGGCTCACCGCTCTCGCGATGGAGTATGTGCCTGGCACGCCGCTCCGGTCGATGATGCGCCGCCCTCTGGACCTCCGGGAATGTCTGCCCGTGTGGAGACAGGCGGCGAAGGCACTGGAGGCCGCGCACGCCGCCGGCATTGCCCATCGCGACATGAAGCCCGAGAACATCCTGGTCAGGCCGGACGGCCTGGTGAAGATACTCGACTTCGGCATGGCGCACTCTTCCACCCACGAGGCTGAATGGGAGGAGACCTCCGGCACGCCGCGGTATATGTCCCCGGAACAGTGCCGCGCCCCCCGCGTCGGCGTCGAAACCGACATCTTCTCCCTCGGAGTCGTCTTCTACGAGATGATCACCGGGCGCTGCCCATTCGAAAGCGATTCCGCCTGGGACACGATGACCTCCATTGTGGAAGACGCACCCGAGCCACCCTCGAAGTGGAACCCCGCCATCCACCGCCAGCTCGATGCTCTGATCCTCTCTATGCTGAGGAAGAAGGCCGCCGACCGGCCCACCGCCGTCCAGGTGACAGAATCGCTCGAACGTCTGGCGTACACCGCGGTGGGCGCCCCGGCCCTCTGGCCCGCCGTGGAAACCATCCTGAGCTGCGCCGCCGCCTGGGTCTCCAGACCCGTGCACGCCATCTGGCGGGGCCTCTCGGTTGCCGGCGGCCGTACCTCCAGTGCGGTCCCAACGCCGTTGTTGGACTAG
- a CDS encoding twin-arginine translocase TatA/TatE family subunit, which translates to MRSIGPMELVLILAVAVLLFGGRKIPELAKGLGDGLRNFKHALREDQQLVPADERKQSAS; encoded by the coding sequence ATGCGCAGTATCGGTCCCATGGAATTAGTGCTCATTCTTGCCGTCGCAGTCCTTCTGTTTGGCGGCAGGAAAATCCCCGAACTCGCCAAGGGTCTTGGCGACGGACTCAGGAACTTCAAACACGCTTTGCGCGAGGATCAGCAACTCGTGCCGGCAGACGAGAGGAAGCAATCGGCAAGCTGA